The following proteins come from a genomic window of Geomonas sp. RF6:
- a CDS encoding DUF2795 domain-containing protein yields MANVGRGGGHSPANITKHLKGIDFPAQKEDLVKHAQHQKAEAVVLDEIKRMDDREYNSMADVMKAFGSERGGSDEGSSSKGSSSKGSSSSSSKGRSSSSSKK; encoded by the coding sequence ATGGCGAATGTCGGACGTGGTGGAGGTCATTCACCTGCTAACATAACAAAACATCTCAAAGGGATCGATTTCCCCGCCCAGAAGGAAGACCTGGTGAAGCATGCCCAACACCAGAAGGCGGAGGCGGTAGTCCTCGACGAAATCAAGAGGATGGACGACCGCGAGTACAACAGCATGGCGGATGTCATGAAAGCGTTTGGTAGCGAAAGAGGAGGTTCAGACGAAGGATCGTCCTCCAAAGGGTCGTCTTCCAAAGGATCGTCCTCGTCATCCTCAAAGGGGCGTTCTTCTTCGTCCAGCAAGAAGTAG
- a CDS encoding DUF2383 domain-containing protein, whose translation MTRDEIINQLQKLIHLDVDATHAYDQAIKNVSEQIIKEKLILFQADHRKHIDLLSAKILELGGTPPELTSDFKGFFITGFTALRSLTGTKGALEAMESNERLTNTKYEDASRLDLPLEIVSIVQSNLSDERYHLSFIREALASLNAR comes from the coding sequence ATGACCCGGGACGAAATTATCAATCAGCTGCAAAAGTTGATTCACCTCGACGTTGACGCAACGCACGCCTACGACCAGGCCATCAAGAATGTCAGCGAGCAGATCATCAAGGAGAAGCTGATCCTCTTCCAGGCGGACCACCGCAAGCACATCGACCTGCTGTCGGCGAAGATACTGGAGCTCGGCGGCACCCCTCCGGAGCTCACCTCCGACTTCAAGGGGTTCTTCATCACAGGATTCACCGCGCTGCGCAGCCTCACCGGAACGAAGGGGGCGCTGGAAGCGATGGAAAGCAACGAGCGTCTGACGAACACGAAGTATGAGGATGCCTCCCGTCTCGACCTCCCCCTCGAAATCGTCTCCATTGTGCAGTCGAACCTCTCCGATGAGCGCTACCATCTTTCCTTCATCCGCGAGGCACTCGCTTCCCTGAATGCCAGGTAG